Below is a genomic region from Ketogulonicigenium vulgare WSH-001.
ACCATCTGAACAATGCCTTTCGCCAAAAGATGATCTATGACGCGATGGGCTGGGATTTCCCGGTCATGGCGCATATCCCGTTGATCTTTGGCCCCGATGGCAAAAAGCTGTCGAAACGCCATGGCGCCACGGCGGCCTCGGAATATCAGGCGCTGGGTTATCCCGCCGCCGGTATGCGCAACTACCTGACCCGTCTGGGTTGGAGCCACGGCGACGACGAATTCTTTACCGACGCACAGGCCAAGGAATGGTTCAATCTGGAAGGGATCGGCCGCGCACCCGCGCGCTTTGACACCAAAAAGCTAGAGCATCTGTCCGGCCAGCATATCGCCCGCACCGAGGATACTGATCTTTTCGCGCAACTGACTGCTTTTCTTGCGAAAACCGGCGCGCCCGCGCTTGATCCTGCGCAAGAAGACCTGCTGCTGCGCAGCATGTATACGTTGAAAGAACGCGCGAAAACCTTTCCCGAACTGTTGGAAAAGGCGCATTTCGCCCTAACCTGTCGCCCCATCACCCCCGATGAAAAAGCGGCGGCGGCGCTTGATCCGGTATCCCGTGGCATACTGAACGAATTGACGGAAGGTTTGCCGGGTGTTAGCTGGGAACGCGAGGCGCTAGAGCATCTGGTGACAGAGGTCGCGGAAAAGCATGGGACCAAGCTCGGCAAGCTTGCAGCCCCCTTGCGATCCGCCCTTGCCGGACGCACCGTAAGCCCAAGCGTATTCGACATGATGCTGATTCTAGGCCGCGACGAATCCATCGCCCGCCTAAAGGATGCATCCATCTGAATCTGGGGTTGCTCGGCCATGTGGCAGGGTGATCCAGCCACAGCCGCGAGCGGGGCCTCCCCCGCGCGCGGTCCCAGCAAGGGGAACCCATATGGCCGACCAAAAGACTGCCAAGCTGACGATTGATGATCAAAGCTTTGACGTGCCGATCCTCAGCCCCACCAACGGCCCTGATGTGCTCGACATTCGCAAGCTTTACGGTCAGGCAGGTGTTTTCACCTATGATCCCGGCTTTACATCAACCGCAGCTTGCGACTCCGCCATCACCTTTATCGACGGCGACCAAGGCATTCTGACCCACCGCGGCTATCCGATTGAGCAGCTGGCAACGCAGTCCCGCTTTTTGGAAGTTGCCTATCTGCTGCTGTACGGCGAGCTGCCAACCCCCAAACAGTTGACGGATTTCGAGACGCTGGTGACGCGTCACACGATGATCCATGAGCAGATGCAGTATTTCTTCCGTGGCTTCCGTCGCGATGCGCATCCGATGGCGACCATGGTCGGCGTGGTGGGCGCACTGTCTGCCTTTTACCACGATTCGACCGATATCAACGACCCGCAGCACCGCGAGGTTGCCTCGATCCGTCTGATCGCAAAGATGCCGACGATTGCGGCAATGGCCTATAAATATTCGATCGGCCAGCCGTTTGTGTATCCGCGCAACGATCTGGATTACGCGGCGAACTTCCTGCACATGTGCTTTGCCGTCCCGGCCGAGCCCTATCACGTCGATCCGATCATCGCCCGCGCGATGGATCGTATCTTCACGCTGCATGCCGACCACGAACAAAACGCCTCGACCTCGACCGTGCGTCTGGCGTCGTCGTCGGGCGCCAATCCGTTCGCCTGTATTGCAGCGGGCATTGCTTGCCTGTGGGGGCCGGCGCATGGCGGTGCGAACCAAGCCTGCCTTGAAATGCTGCGCGAGATCGGCACCGTCGAGCGCATCCCCGAATATATCGCCAAGGCGAAGGATAAATCCGATCCGTTCCGCCTGATGGGCTTTGGTCACCGCGTCTATAAGAACTTTGACCCGCGCGCCAAGATCATGCAGCAGACCGCAGACGAGGTTCTGGCCCTTTTGGGGATCGAGAACAACCCGACCCTGCAAGTCGCCAAAGAACTGGAACGCATCGCCCTGCAGGACGAATATTTCATCGAGAAAAAGCTGTATCCCAACGTCGATTTCTATTCGGGCATCATCCTCGAGGCGATCGGCTTCCCCACTTCGATGTTCACGCCGATCTTTGCGCTAGCGCGCACGGTGGGCTGGATTTCGCAGTGGAAGGAACAGCTTGCAGATCCGCAACTGAAGATCGGTCGCCCCCGCCAGCTGTATATGGGCGAGAGCCTGCGCGACTACGTCAGCATCGACAAACGCTGAGACGTCAAACGCCAAAAAGAAAGGGCGCCCTCGCGGCGCCCTTTTTCAGTCTTTGCCCAGCAGATCGTCGAGGCGTCTTTTCTCTTCGTCCGTCAGCGGCGCTGCAACTTCGGCGCGTGAACGGCGCCGGATCGCGATGATGGCCACGCCCAAAGCGACCAGAAAGAACGCAGGTGCCGCGCCCCATAGGATCGCATTCATGCCGCTGGCGCGCGGGTTCAGCAGCACGTATTCGCCATAACGCGCCACGATGAAATCGACGGCCTGTTCGTCCGTATCGCCTGCCACCAGACGCTCGCGCACCAGCAAACGCAGGTCGCGCGCAATCTCGGCATGGGATTCGTCGATGCTTTCGTTCTGACAGACCGGGCAACGCAGGTTCACGCTGATCGCCCGCGCCCGCGCCTCAAGGCCCGCGTCGGACAGCACCTCGTCCGGCTGCACCGCATAGACAGGCGGCGCGGCCGACAGGCCGAGGGTCAGCGCAAGGCCAAGGGCCGCAAGCAGGCGCTTCATTCTGCGGGCACTCCGGCCGCGCGCGTGGCCTTTTTCGCGGCCCCCGCCGCCACACGCAGACGGCGGTCGGACAGCGAGATACCGCCCCCGATGGCCATCAGCCCCGCGCCGATCCAGATCCAGTTCACAAAGGGCTTGATATAGCTGCGCATGGCATAGCCACCGCCCACTTGCGGATCACCCAGCACGACATAGACATCGCGCAACAGATTGCTGCTGATCCCTGCCTCGGTCGTTGGCATACCTGCGAAGGGGTAAAAGCGTTTTTCCGGATGCAGCGAGGCGACCTCTTGGCCATCGCGGCTGATGGTGACATCGGCCATGGTGGTCAGATAGTTCGGGCCTTGCAGCTCGTTTACGGCGGTCAGATTAAAGGTGTAATTGCCCAGTTCGAACGTATCGCCGATATTCATGACGCGAATATCTTCCTTGACCAGCGACAGGCTGAGGGCGACGCCAAGGATCGTGGCCCCAAAACCGATATGCGAGACGGCCTTGCCCCAATCCGCGCGCGGCAGACGGGTCAGACGCGACAGCCGGCCACGGATATCGCCGCGCCCCGTGCGCGCCCAGACATCAACGGCAGATGCCGCGACAACCCAGGTGCCCAGCAGCACGCCGATGGGGGCCAAAATGGTGCTGCCACCGGTCATCACCCATGCCAAAGCCATCAGCGCAAAGGCCAGCACAGCCGCGCCCCACATCTGTTGCAGCGCCTTGCCCAGCGTGCCGCGTTTCCACGCCAGCACCGAGCCAAGCGGCAGGATGATCGACAGGGCGATCATAAAGGGCGTGAAAGCCGCGTTAAAGAACGGCGGGCCAACCGATACGGTGCGCCCGATCACCTCGGTCACCAGCGGCCAGATCGTACCGATCAGCACGACAAAGGCGGCAACCGCCAGCAGCACGTTATTCATCACCAGCGCGGATTCGCGGCTGACAAGGCTAAAGACGCCCTTGGCCTCCATCGCGCTGGCGCGGGCGGCATAAAGGGTCAGGCCGCCGCCAAGGTAAAAGCCCATGATCGCCAGCATCACCGACCCGCGCGCGGGGTCCGACGCAAAGGCATGGACCGAGGTCAGCGTGCCCGAACGCACGATGAAAGTGCCCAGCAGGCTGAACCCAAAGGCCAGAATCGCCAACAGCACCGTCCAGCTTTTCAACGCCTCGCGCTTTTCAACCACGATGGCCGAGTGCAGCAGCGCCGCTCCGATCAGCCAGGGCATGAACGAGGCATTCTCGACCGGGTCCCAGAACCAAAAACCGCCCCAACCAAGCTCGTAATAGGCCCACCACGAGCCCAGCGCGATGCCGACGGTCAGGAACGACCATGCGGCCAATGTCCACGGGCGCACCCAACGCCCCCAAGCCGCATCGACCTTGCCTTCGATCAGCGCGGCAATCGCGAACGAGAAGGCGACCGAAAAGCCGACATAGCCAAGGTAAAGGAACGGTGGGTGATAGGCCAGACCGGGGTCTTGCAGCAGCGGGTTCAGATCTTGCCCGTTCAGGGGCGCGATCACCATCCGCTCGAACGGGTTCGAAGTGAACAGCGTGAACGCATAGAAGGCGACCGAGATCGAGGCCTGCACCGCCAGCACACGGGCGCGCAGGCGCTCGGGCAGATCGCCGCCGAACCAGGCCACCGCCGCGCCAAAGATCGCAAGGATGAACAGCCACAGCAGCATCGAGCCTTCGTGGTTCCCCCACACGCCCGAGATCTTATAGATCAGCGGCTTGTCGGTATGCGAATTCACCACCGCAAGTTTCAGCGAGAAATCCGAAGTGACGAACGCCCATGTCAGCGCCCCGAACGAGAAAGCCACCAGTGCCGCCTGCGCTGTCGCCGCGGGCGCGCCAAAGGCCATCCAGCCGCGCCACCCTTTTTGCGCGCCATACATCGGCACGATCATTTGCAAGATCGCCACCGCAAAGGCGAGGATCAGCGCAAAATGTCCCAGTTCAACTGTCATGTCTTTCCCCTACCGCCGCGATGGCGATCAGCTTTCGGCGTCGTCGCGGTAAACACCCTGCTCTTTCAGCGCGTCCACAACTTCCTTGGGCATATAGCTTTCGTCATGCTTGGCCAGAATCTCGACGGCCTCGAAACGCCCGTCGATATAGCGGCCCTGCGCAACCACGCCCTGCCCTTCGGCAAACAAATCCGGCACGATGCCGGTATAGGCGACCGGCACAGTGCCGCCGCCATCGGTCACATTGAACACGATCGAGGTGCCCTGCCCGCGCACGATCGAGCCTTCTTCGACCAAACCGCCAATGCGGAACAGCTCGTTCTCATGCGGCGGCTCGGCCAGAACCTGCGTGGGCGAGCGGAAAAAGCTGATGCCGTCGCGCATCGCATAGCCGATCAATCCTGTCGACAGCGCCAGCGCCACAGCCGCAACCGCAATAATCTGAATGCGGCGTTGCTTTTTCAAACCCTTCATACCGGCCATAATAACTCTCCGTTACGGGAATACAGGGGCCAGCATCAGGCCCATCGTCTCATCCAGGCCCAGCATCAGGTTGGCGTTTTGCACCGCCTGCCCGGACGAGCCCTTGTTCAGATTGTCCAGCGTCGAGACCACCAGCACGCGCCCGCTGATGCGGTCGGCAGTGACGCCAATATGACAGAAATTCGATCCCTGCACATGCGACATCGCCGGAAGCTGGCCAAAGGGCAGCACGACGATGAACGGCTCGTCCGCATAGCGGCTGGCCAGCGCGTCATAGACCGCCTGCGCATCGCCCTTGAGGTAAATCGTCGCCAGAATGCCGCGATTGATCGGCACCAGATGCGGCGTAAAGACGATCCGCACCGGGCGGCCCGCAATGGCCGAGAATTCTTGATCAAACTCGGACAGATGGCGGTGCTTGCCGCCTTGGGAATAGCCCGCGACATCCTCGGACCGCTCGGCGAACAGCATGTTTTCCTTCAGGCTGCGCCCCGCGCCCGAGATGCCGTTTTTCAGATCGCAGATGATCTCGTCCAGATCGATGACGCCAGCCTCGATCAGCGGGCGCAGCGCGAATTGGACGGTGGCGGCGTTGCAGCCGGTGCCGGCCACCAGACGCGCAGATTTGATGTCGTCGCGATAGAATTCCGACAGGCCGTAAACGGCCTCTTGCTGCAGATCGGTCGCCACATGCGGCGCGCCATACCATTTTTCATATTCCGCAGGATCGCGCAGACGGAAATCCGCGCCCAGATCGACGATCTTCAGATGTTGCGGCAGATCCCGCACCAGAGCTTGGCTCAGGCCATGGGGCAGTGCGCAAAACACCAGATCAATGCCCGCAAAGTCGATCTCGGACGTCTGCACCAGACGTGGCAGGTCCAGATGACGCAAGTGCGGATAGACATCAGCCATGGCCATGCCCGCCTTGCGATCCGCCGACAGCGCGGCGATGCGCAGTTCGGGATGCGTGGCAATGATGCGCACAAGCTCGGCCCCAGTATAGCCCGAGGCTCCCAAAATGGCGACGTTGAACGGCATGGCTTCCCCTATGTATAAGTGGCGGGCGTTCTATGTGTCTGGCGATGCCCTTACGCCAGACGGCCCCCACCCGCAACCGCATGGGGGCCGATGGGTGATCATGCTTTCTGAAAGTTGATCGGTCTGTGTAGAAACTGGATCGCATGGCTGGACACACGCGCCGGATCGCCGGTTGTCAGGAATTTGCTTTCCATCCCCGGCCCCACCATTTCAGGATGGCGCTGCAGGTAATCGGCCAGCGATTCTGCCACAAGGTTCGCCTGCGAGAACACCTGAACGCCGTCGCCCAAGGCATCGGCAAAGACCTTTTCCATCAGCGGGTAATGCGTACAGCCAAGGATCGCGGCATCGGGGCGCGGCATTTTCCGCTTCAGCGCCTCAACATGGCTGCGCACCAGCGCCTCGGCCAGGATCAGATCGCCCTCCTCGATCGCGTCAACCACGCCGCCGCAGGCCTGCGCCTCGACATCGACCCCGATGGCGCGGAACGCCAGCTCGCGTTGAAAGGCGCGGCTGGCCACAGTTGCGGGTGTGGCGAACAAGGCGACGTGTTTCACGGCCACTTCGCGCGGGGCGGTGTTATCGCCCCACTGACGTTCGGTCAGCGCCTCGATCAGGGGCACGAACACGCCCAGCACACGCTTGCCCTCGGGCACCCAGTTTTCCTGCATCCGTTTCAGCGCGGCGGCAGAGGCCGTGTTGCACGCCAAGATCACCAGATCACAGCCGTTATCGAACAGCTTTTGCGTGGCGCTGACGGTCAGGTTGTAAATATCATCGGAGGTTCGCACCCCATAAGGCGCATGGGCATTGTCGCCAAAGTAAACCAGCGGCAGATCCGGCAAGCGTTTCGCCACCGCATCCAGAACGGTTAATCCACCCAGACCACTGTCAAATACGCCGACCGCCATCGCATCGCCCTTTCGCCCCTATCGGGCCTGTCATTGGGCTTAAATCGCCCCTTGCGGGCCACATAAGCCTGATCCGGTCAAAAATCCATCACTCGCGCAACACAGCGTGGCGGGAAATCGCCC
It encodes:
- the gltX gene encoding glutamate--tRNA ligase; translation: MSLSKPVVTRFAPSPTGALHIGGARTALFNWLFARNQGGKFLLRIEDTDRARSTPENTAEILAGLTWLGIDWDGEPIHQFERAPRHAEVARELLAQDKAYKCFSTQEEIEAFREKARAEGTSTLFRSPWRDVPSSQHPDLPFVIRIKAPQTGAQTVHDAVQGDVTVSNEQMDDMVMLRSDGTPVYMLAVVVDDHDMGVTHVIRGDDHLNNAFRQKMIYDAMGWDFPVMAHIPLIFGPDGKKLSKRHGATAASEYQALGYPAAGMRNYLTRLGWSHGDDEFFTDAQAKEWFNLEGIGRAPARFDTKKLEHLSGQHIARTEDTDLFAQLTAFLAKTGAPALDPAQEDLLLRSMYTLKERAKTFPELLEKAHFALTCRPITPDEKAAAALDPVSRGILNELTEGLPGVSWEREALEHLVTEVAEKHGTKLGKLAAPLRSALAGRTVSPSVFDMMLILGRDESIARLKDASI
- a CDS encoding citrate synthase, encoding MADQKTAKLTIDDQSFDVPILSPTNGPDVLDIRKLYGQAGVFTYDPGFTSTAACDSAITFIDGDQGILTHRGYPIEQLATQSRFLEVAYLLLYGELPTPKQLTDFETLVTRHTMIHEQMQYFFRGFRRDAHPMATMVGVVGALSAFYHDSTDINDPQHREVASIRLIAKMPTIAAMAYKYSIGQPFVYPRNDLDYAANFLHMCFAVPAEPYHVDPIIARAMDRIFTLHADHEQNASTSTVRLASSSGANPFACIAAGIACLWGPAHGGANQACLEMLREIGTVERIPEYIAKAKDKSDPFRLMGFGHRVYKNFDPRAKIMQQTADEVLALLGIENNPTLQVAKELERIALQDEYFIEKKLYPNVDFYSGIILEAIGFPTSMFTPIFALARTVGWISQWKEQLADPQLKIGRPRQLYMGESLRDYVSIDKR
- a CDS encoding cytochrome c-type biogenesis protein — encoded protein: MKRLLAALGLALTLGLSAAPPVYAVQPDEVLSDAGLEARARAISVNLRCPVCQNESIDESHAEIARDLRLLVRERLVAGDTDEQAVDFIVARYGEYVLLNPRASGMNAILWGAAPAFFLVALGVAIIAIRRRSRAEVAAPLTDEEKRRLDDLLGKD
- a CDS encoding heme lyase CcmF/NrfE family subunit, giving the protein MTVELGHFALILAFAVAILQMIVPMYGAQKGWRGWMAFGAPAATAQAALVAFSFGALTWAFVTSDFSLKLAVVNSHTDKPLIYKISGVWGNHEGSMLLWLFILAIFGAAVAWFGGDLPERLRARVLAVQASISVAFYAFTLFTSNPFERMVIAPLNGQDLNPLLQDPGLAYHPPFLYLGYVGFSVAFSFAIAALIEGKVDAAWGRWVRPWTLAAWSFLTVGIALGSWWAYYELGWGGFWFWDPVENASFMPWLIGAALLHSAIVVEKREALKSWTVLLAILAFGFSLLGTFIVRSGTLTSVHAFASDPARGSVMLAIMGFYLGGGLTLYAARASAMEAKGVFSLVSRESALVMNNVLLAVAAFVVLIGTIWPLVTEVIGRTVSVGPPFFNAAFTPFMIALSIILPLGSVLAWKRGTLGKALQQMWGAAVLAFALMALAWVMTGGSTILAPIGVLLGTWVVAASAVDVWARTGRGDIRGRLSRLTRLPRADWGKAVSHIGFGATILGVALSLSLVKEDIRVMNIGDTFELGNYTFNLTAVNELQGPNYLTTMADVTISRDGQEVASLHPEKRFYPFAGMPTTEAGISSNLLRDVYVVLGDPQVGGGYAMRSYIKPFVNWIWIGAGLMAIGGGISLSDRRLRVAAGAAKKATRAAGVPAE
- the ccmE gene encoding cytochrome c maturation protein CcmE codes for the protein MKGLKKQRRIQIIAVAAVALALSTGLIGYAMRDGISFFRSPTQVLAEPPHENELFRIGGLVEEGSIVRGQGTSIVFNVTDGGGTVPVAYTGIVPDLFAEGQGVVAQGRYIDGRFEAVEILAKHDESYMPKEVVDALKEQGVYRDDAES
- the argC gene encoding N-acetyl-gamma-glutamyl-phosphate reductase, with the protein product MPFNVAILGASGYTGAELVRIIATHPELRIAALSADRKAGMAMADVYPHLRHLDLPRLVQTSEIDFAGIDLVFCALPHGLSQALVRDLPQHLKIVDLGADFRLRDPAEYEKWYGAPHVATDLQQEAVYGLSEFYRDDIKSARLVAGTGCNAATVQFALRPLIEAGVIDLDEIICDLKNGISGAGRSLKENMLFAERSEDVAGYSQGGKHRHLSEFDQEFSAIAGRPVRIVFTPHLVPINRGILATIYLKGDAQAVYDALASRYADEPFIVVLPFGQLPAMSHVQGSNFCHIGVTADRISGRVLVVSTLDNLNKGSSGQAVQNANLMLGLDETMGLMLAPVFP
- the murI gene encoding glutamate racemase — protein: MAVGVFDSGLGGLTVLDAVAKRLPDLPLVYFGDNAHAPYGVRTSDDIYNLTVSATQKLFDNGCDLVILACNTASAAALKRMQENWVPEGKRVLGVFVPLIEALTERQWGDNTAPREVAVKHVALFATPATVASRAFQRELAFRAIGVDVEAQACGGVVDAIEEGDLILAEALVRSHVEALKRKMPRPDAAILGCTHYPLMEKVFADALGDGVQVFSQANLVAESLADYLQRHPEMVGPGMESKFLTTGDPARVSSHAIQFLHRPINFQKA